One window from the genome of Salvelinus fontinalis isolate EN_2023a chromosome 3, ASM2944872v1, whole genome shotgun sequence encodes:
- the LOC129851413 gene encoding thyrotropin subunit beta-like: MESSVAMCGLLCLLFSQAVPMCVPTDYTLYEERHECDFCVAINTTICMGFCYSRDSNMKELAGPRFLVQRGCTYDQVEYRTVILPGCPLHANPLFTYPVALSCHCGTCNTDSDECAHKASSGDGPRCTKPLRHIYPYPGLNNYIHTN, from the exons ATGGAATCGTCTGTGGCCATGTGTGGTCTCCTTTGCCTGCTGTTCAGCCAAGCTGTCCCCATGTGTGTGCCCACGGACTACACTCTGTATGAGGAGAGACATGAATGTGACTTCTGCGTGGCCATCAATACTACCATTTGCATGGGTTTCTGCTACTCAAGG GACAGTAATATGAAGGAGCTGGCCGGACCACGATTCCTGGTCCAGAGAGGCTGTACCTATGACCAGGTGGAGTACCGTACAGTGATACTGCCTGGTTGTCCGCTCCATGCCAACCCTCTCTTCACCTACCCCGTAGCCCTCAGCTGCCACTGTGGAACTTGCAACACAGACAGTGATGAGTGTGCCCACAAGGCCAGCAGTGGTGACGGCCCCAGGTGTACCAAGCCACTCAGACACATCTACCCATACCCTGGCCTGAACAACTACATCCACACCAACTAA